The following are encoded together in the SAR324 cluster bacterium genome:
- a CDS encoding alanine--glyoxylate aminotransferase family protein — translation MNSGLNQDSIIKPPVTEPLSNILPSEPLLLMGAGPVPISHAVSRANGVVINHLGETMDRVIKNLKVMAAYAYQTKSNKILGVSGPASASIEMAITNLLWPGRKVLVLKVGTFSGRMGEMAEGVGAEVDYIERSDASPINAEMVEEAFKKKKYDVLTMVQGETSCGVKTVDFAEIARIAKENGAMVIGDTVCTLTTMPMEMDQWGLDAAISGGQKGLSSIPGVSVIAFSEDAWKFLEKRSVRQPHWCFDALRSQKFWGHQQYHYTAPVPGILALHEALRQICEETLPERFQRHLVSSKALQAGIEAMGLELFIPESYRLNSVVAIRLPDGVDSAKIRKSMVDMFQVEISGAFGLDIVRIGQMGEQCRAHNLFRVLYALGTACVTHGVPLDVSNGMAILEKNLQQPILPN, via the coding sequence ATGAATTCTGGATTAAATCAGGACAGTATAATCAAGCCTCCTGTTACCGAGCCATTGTCAAATATTTTACCAAGTGAGCCTTTACTGCTGATGGGAGCTGGACCAGTTCCGATATCTCATGCGGTTTCGAGAGCAAATGGGGTAGTGATTAATCACCTTGGTGAGACGATGGACCGAGTCATCAAGAATCTGAAAGTAATGGCTGCGTATGCTTACCAAACGAAGAGTAATAAAATTTTGGGAGTGTCAGGCCCTGCCTCGGCATCCATTGAAATGGCAATTACGAACCTCCTCTGGCCAGGTCGTAAAGTACTCGTTTTAAAAGTAGGTACTTTTAGTGGTCGAATGGGAGAAATGGCAGAAGGTGTTGGAGCGGAGGTAGACTATATTGAACGATCAGATGCTAGCCCAATCAACGCAGAAATGGTTGAAGAAGCATTCAAAAAAAAGAAATATGATGTTTTGACAATGGTTCAGGGGGAAACGTCATGTGGAGTCAAGACTGTAGATTTTGCTGAAATTGCCAGGATTGCCAAAGAAAATGGGGCAATGGTGATAGGGGACACAGTTTGCACTTTAACAACAATGCCCATGGAGATGGATCAGTGGGGTTTGGACGCAGCGATTTCTGGGGGCCAAAAAGGGCTTTCTTCCATTCCAGGTGTGTCAGTGATTGCCTTTTCTGAAGATGCTTGGAAATTTCTTGAGAAAAGATCAGTTCGGCAGCCACACTGGTGTTTTGATGCTCTTAGGTCTCAGAAGTTCTGGGGACATCAACAATATCACTATACTGCCCCAGTTCCAGGAATTTTAGCACTGCACGAGGCACTTCGGCAGATTTGTGAGGAGACATTGCCTGAGCGGTTTCAACGACATCTTGTGAGTTCAAAGGCTTTGCAAGCTGGTATCGAAGCAATGGGTTTGGAATTATTCATTCCAGAAAGCTACAGATTGAACTCTGTAGTCGCTATCAGGCTGCCCGACGGTGTCGACAGTGCGAAAATTAGAAAATCAATGGTGGATATGTTCCAAGTCGAAATTTCTGGAGCATTTGGTTTAGACATTGTTCGCATTGGGCAGATGGGTGAACAGTGTAGAGCACATAATCTCTTCAGAGTATTGTATGCCCTCGGAACCGCATGTGTGACTCACGGTGTCCCCTTAGATGTTAGCAATGGAATGGCGATCCTCGAAAAAAATCTTCAGCAACCAATCCTCCCTAACTGA
- a CDS encoding FliA/WhiG family RNA polymerase sigma factor has translation MKANPYADKSQQSREQLVLKYASLLKRIVSRMASRFPPEVDPEEVYQAGMIGLLDAVDKFDPSRDIQFQTYAEYRIKGSILDELRALDWVPRGVRAAATEWERAWNEQCSTLGREPSDSEMATKLEKPLNEYHEFVAHANPLSLVTLDHLGGGGEDEEGQSLLDILRDPDGSDPFSELSMHQLKSRLQEAIEELPEREQTILSLYYVEELNMKEVAAVLGVGEARVSQMHTKIILKLRAKLRRVIEVEKAA, from the coding sequence GTGAAAGCAAACCCCTATGCCGACAAATCTCAACAAAGCCGAGAGCAGCTCGTACTAAAATACGCCTCTCTGCTCAAGCGGATTGTAAGCCGAATGGCAAGTAGGTTTCCTCCAGAAGTTGATCCTGAAGAAGTCTATCAAGCTGGCATGATCGGTCTTCTAGATGCGGTAGACAAGTTTGATCCCTCGCGAGACATTCAATTTCAAACCTATGCTGAGTACCGAATTAAAGGAAGTATTCTCGATGAATTACGGGCTCTGGATTGGGTACCCAGAGGAGTTCGTGCGGCAGCTACGGAATGGGAGAGAGCTTGGAATGAGCAATGCAGCACATTAGGGAGAGAACCTAGTGATTCTGAGATGGCAACCAAGCTTGAGAAGCCTTTGAATGAGTATCATGAGTTTGTTGCCCATGCTAACCCACTCTCTCTGGTGACATTAGATCACTTGGGAGGAGGAGGTGAAGATGAGGAAGGTCAGAGTCTATTGGATATCCTCCGAGATCCAGATGGCTCAGATCCCTTTTCAGAGTTGTCAATGCACCAACTCAAAAGCCGTTTACAAGAGGCAATCGAGGAGTTACCAGAGAGGGAACAGACAATCCTCTCTCTGTATTATGTTGAAGAACTGAACATGAAAGAGGTTGCAGCTGTTCTGGGTGTTGGTGAAGCACGTGTATCTCAGATGCATACAAAAATTATTTTGAAATTGCGAGCAAAATTGCGAAGAGTAATTGAAGTTGAGAAAGCTGCTTGA
- a CDS encoding MinD/ParA family protein: MNDQASSLRRIVGENTTTSDSIRVKVLCITSGKGGVGKTNISINLSIALASMGRKVFLLDADLGLANIDVLLNLTPMYTLEHVLSGEKSINDIILDGPGDIKILPASSGVVEMTEMDRDQQVHLFRKLGEIEREIDYLVIDTGAGIAPHTLRFVANSDEVLIVATPEPSSMTDAYSLIKIMVTRYQINKFRVIANNVVSPAEGRQVYERLQKVTRDFLKTEIDFMGHVLKDPLLVKSVRTQRPLLQSFPEAPAARCLVSIAREIEKIHKAAVAESSEYIEQPDNVNRQRTPSFWERLISWRTS, encoded by the coding sequence ATGAACGACCAGGCAAGTTCCTTACGAAGGATTGTCGGGGAAAATACAACTACGTCGGATTCCATCCGAGTAAAGGTACTTTGCATTACCAGTGGCAAGGGTGGTGTAGGGAAAACGAATATTTCCATTAACCTTTCAATTGCTTTGGCGTCAATGGGGCGTAAGGTCTTTCTGCTTGATGCAGATCTCGGCCTAGCAAATATTGACGTTTTATTAAACTTAACCCCAATGTACACTCTTGAACACGTACTCTCTGGGGAAAAGAGCATCAACGATATTATTTTGGATGGCCCGGGAGATATAAAAATCTTACCGGCAAGTTCAGGCGTGGTGGAAATGACTGAAATGGATCGTGATCAACAGGTCCATCTGTTCAGAAAACTCGGAGAAATTGAAAGAGAAATTGATTATTTGGTAATTGATACTGGTGCGGGTATCGCTCCCCACACACTGAGATTTGTTGCTAATTCCGACGAGGTTCTGATTGTAGCCACCCCAGAACCATCTTCGATGACAGATGCATACTCTCTAATAAAAATAATGGTGACGAGATACCAGATAAATAAATTTAGGGTAATTGCTAATAATGTTGTATCACCTGCGGAAGGGAGACAGGTTTACGAGAGGCTCCAAAAAGTCACCCGAGATTTTTTAAAGACAGAGATTGATTTCATGGGGCATGTTCTAAAAGATCCCCTACTGGTCAAATCAGTGCGCACACAACGTCCATTACTACAGTCTTTTCCAGAAGCCCCAGCTGCAAGATGTCTTGTTTCGATAGCCAGAGAAATTGAAAAAATCCACAAAGCTGCTGTTGCTGAAAGCTCAGAGTATATTGAGCAACCAGACAATGTTAATCGACAAAGAACTCCAAGTTTTTGGGAACGTCTAATAAGTTGGCGTACAAGCTGA